One Hydrogenophaga crassostreae genomic region harbors:
- a CDS encoding chemotaxis protein CheA, protein MGETMHEEQNAGGNFDLTQFYDIFFEEAGENLDQMEQMLLQLDLETADDEELNAIFRCAHSIKGGSATFGFADVAELTHQMESLLDKLRRHELQPTAPMVDVLLESSDALRLLLARHQGRSVDTPATASLVSRISELAQNSPPAAAVAAPMAPVATGTPPQATAPVQAAVAPVAVPAAAPAAPGERLLDVQIGPLDNLDQADGIADLFRDITGLGRIEPATCDQADRRAFRVFTSSSDADLIDLFTFHVSADQIHITAVDETPDPALATGGEGSAFGFFDDAPGSPAGNATVTPAESTPAPLPAAAGPSRAPATASKAESKSGAPAAMESNTLRVSVSKVDQLINLVGELVITQAMLAQKSSELDVSVSQPLLAGLADLDRNTRDLQEAVMSIRMIPMSVVFNRFPRMLRDLASKLGKKVELVTHGEATELDKGLVEKITDPLTHLIRNSCDHGLELPEERRAKGKPELGTITLSASHQGGSILIEVRDDGKGLSRNKLMEKAREKGIDAPDSMSDNDVWNLIMAPGFSTAEVVTDVSGRGVGMDVVKKNIASLGGTVEIDSSEGYGMSVKVRLPLTLAIMDGMSVRVSDEVYILPLASVIESFQIKPSDINTVAQGAQLVKVRDEYMPVIELERVFNVPRFESNAISPIMVVVESDGARVALMVDELLGQQQVVIKNLESNYRKVPNVSGATILGDGKVALILDTSGLVRRSRH, encoded by the coding sequence ATGGGTGAAACAATGCACGAAGAACAGAACGCAGGCGGCAATTTCGACCTGACGCAGTTCTACGACATCTTTTTTGAAGAAGCCGGAGAAAACCTCGACCAGATGGAGCAGATGCTGCTCCAGCTGGATCTGGAGACCGCAGACGACGAGGAACTCAACGCCATTTTCCGTTGTGCGCACTCGATCAAAGGTGGTTCCGCCACCTTTGGTTTTGCCGATGTGGCCGAGCTGACCCACCAGATGGAGTCGCTGCTCGACAAGCTGCGCCGCCACGAACTTCAGCCCACGGCCCCCATGGTCGATGTGTTGCTGGAATCGTCTGATGCGCTGAGGCTGTTGCTCGCGCGCCACCAGGGCCGGTCTGTCGACACCCCGGCAACCGCTTCGCTGGTCAGTCGCATCAGCGAGCTGGCACAGAATTCACCGCCCGCGGCGGCTGTTGCTGCGCCCATGGCCCCGGTTGCCACAGGCACACCCCCACAAGCCACTGCACCCGTGCAGGCTGCTGTCGCACCGGTGGCTGTACCCGCTGCTGCACCAGCCGCGCCGGGCGAGCGCCTGCTTGACGTCCAGATCGGCCCCCTCGACAACCTGGACCAGGCTGACGGTATCGCCGACCTGTTCCGCGACATCACAGGCCTGGGTCGCATCGAGCCCGCCACCTGCGACCAGGCCGATCGGCGCGCCTTTCGCGTCTTCACCAGCTCCAGCGATGCCGACCTGATCGATCTGTTCACCTTCCACGTGAGTGCAGACCAGATCCATATAACAGCAGTCGACGAAACCCCCGATCCTGCCCTGGCAACCGGCGGTGAAGGGTCCGCTTTCGGTTTTTTTGATGACGCACCCGGCTCACCCGCCGGCAACGCCACCGTCACCCCTGCCGAGTCCACGCCTGCGCCTCTTCCCGCCGCAGCAGGGCCTTCGCGTGCGCCCGCAACGGCGTCAAAGGCCGAATCGAAGTCAGGCGCTCCCGCGGCGATGGAATCAAACACCTTGCGGGTCTCGGTCAGCAAGGTCGACCAGCTGATCAACCTGGTCGGCGAGCTCGTGATCACGCAGGCCATGCTGGCGCAAAAAAGCAGCGAACTCGATGTGTCGGTGAGCCAGCCCTTGCTCGCAGGTCTGGCCGATCTCGACCGCAACACGCGCGACCTGCAGGAAGCCGTGATGTCGATCCGGATGATCCCCATGTCGGTGGTGTTCAACCGGTTTCCGCGCATGCTGCGCGACCTGGCCAGCAAACTGGGCAAAAAAGTGGAGCTCGTCACCCATGGCGAAGCCACAGAGCTTGACAAAGGCCTGGTGGAAAAAATCACCGACCCTCTGACCCACTTGATTCGCAACAGCTGTGATCACGGCCTGGAGCTGCCCGAAGAGCGTCGCGCAAAGGGCAAACCGGAACTGGGCACCATCACCCTTTCTGCCAGCCACCAGGGCGGATCGATCCTGATCGAGGTGCGCGACGACGGCAAAGGCCTGTCGCGGAACAAACTGATGGAAAAGGCCCGGGAAAAGGGCATCGATGCGCCCGATTCAATGAGCGACAACGATGTCTGGAACCTGATCATGGCGCCCGGTTTCTCCACCGCCGAGGTGGTGACCGATGTGTCGGGCCGCGGCGTGGGCATGGACGTGGTGAAGAAAAACATCGCCTCCCTCGGCGGCACGGTCGAAATCGATTCATCCGAAGGCTACGGCATGAGCGTCAAGGTTCGCCTGCCGCTGACGCTGGCCATCATGGACGGCATGAGTGTGCGCGTCAGCGACGAGGTCTACATCTTGCCGCTGGCCTCGGTGATCGAGTCGTTCCAGATCAAACCCTCAGACATCAACACCGTTGCACAAGGCGCCCAGCTGGTGAAGGTGCGCGACGAGTACATGCCGGTGATCGAGTTGGAGCGGGTCTTCAACGTGCCGCGCTTTGAGAGCAATGCCATCAGCCCGATCATGGTCGTGGTGGAGTCCGATGGGGCCCGCGTGGCGCTCATGGTCGACGAGCTGCTCGGTCAGCAACAGGTGGTGATCAAAAACCTGGAATCCAATTACCGCAAAGTACCCAACGTGTCGGGCGCCACCATCCTGGGCGACGGCAAGGTCGCCCTCATTCTCGACACATCGGGCCTCGTTCGCCGCTCGCGCCACTGA
- a CDS encoding response regulator translates to MQSILAVDDSASMRKMVAFTLAGAGFHVVEAVDGQDAFEKAQTHAIDLVLTDQNMPRLDGLGLTRKLREHPKFKGTPILILTTESSDQMKQAGKAAGATGWLVKPFDPGRLIEVIQKVIR, encoded by the coding sequence ATGCAATCGATTCTTGCCGTAGACGACTCGGCTTCCATGCGGAAAATGGTGGCCTTCACCCTGGCTGGTGCAGGCTTTCACGTGGTCGAGGCGGTCGATGGTCAGGACGCCTTCGAAAAGGCCCAGACCCACGCCATCGACCTGGTTCTCACCGACCAGAACATGCCGCGCCTGGACGGCCTGGGGCTCACCAGGAAACTGCGGGAGCACCCCAAATTCAAGGGCACGCCGATCCTGATCCTGACCACCGAGTCCAGCGATCAGATGAAACAGGCCGGCAAGGCCGCAGGCGCAACTGGCTGGCTGGTCAAACCCTTCGATCCGGGTCGTCTGATCGAAGTCATTCAAAAAGTCATCCGCTGA
- a CDS encoding hybrid sensor histidine kinase/response regulator, producing MSDPSETSPVRILHLEDSRVDHTLVKFALQRGQMHHEITLVDTMSDFQRELATGRHDLVLADYHLPGFTGLDAWAHQKSMAADLPFVILSGAIGEEAAVDAMHLGISDYLLKDNMPRLTHVIERALEVSQTRRAKARADARLAESRQRLAELTEHLQVSIEQERADIAREIHDDIGGSLAAVKLDLALLARRAEDAETRRRLEGSLEMLQHALGASQRIMMNLRPPILDQGLVAAVQWLAAGFERRSNVRVHVRRSSDQLDVPRDVQLVAYRTAQEALTNISKHAPETTGVEIDLSDREGVLTLEVSDNGQGMEDDALMKAKSFGLLGLNERAAKVGGWLDVSSSPRGTSIILSVPLPSDEDGTPSIIDLLDDQSNFV from the coding sequence ATGTCTGACCCATCCGAAACCTCACCGGTTCGCATCCTTCACCTGGAGGATTCCCGTGTGGACCACACGCTGGTGAAGTTCGCTCTGCAGCGCGGCCAGATGCACCACGAGATCACACTGGTCGACACCATGTCCGATTTCCAGCGTGAACTGGCGACGGGCCGCCACGACCTGGTTTTGGCCGACTACCATTTGCCCGGCTTCACCGGGCTTGACGCCTGGGCACACCAGAAAAGCATGGCCGCAGACTTGCCTTTCGTGATCCTGTCAGGCGCGATCGGCGAGGAGGCCGCAGTGGATGCCATGCACCTGGGCATCAGTGACTACCTGCTCAAAGACAACATGCCACGGCTGACGCATGTCATCGAGCGGGCACTGGAGGTGAGCCAAACGCGGCGCGCCAAGGCCCGCGCCGACGCCAGGCTGGCCGAATCCCGACAACGTTTGGCCGAGTTGACCGAACACCTGCAAGTCAGCATCGAGCAAGAGCGCGCCGATATCGCTCGCGAGATCCATGACGATATCGGGGGGTCTCTGGCCGCGGTGAAACTTGATCTGGCGCTGCTGGCCCGTCGCGCGGAAGACGCCGAAACCCGCCGCCGCCTTGAGGGTTCTCTGGAAATGCTGCAGCACGCGCTTGGCGCGAGCCAGCGCATCATGATGAACCTGCGCCCCCCCATCCTCGACCAGGGTTTGGTGGCAGCCGTTCAATGGCTTGCCGCCGGTTTTGAGCGGCGCAGCAATGTGCGCGTGCATGTGCGACGATCGTCGGACCAGCTTGACGTGCCGCGCGACGTGCAACTGGTGGCGTACCGCACGGCGCAAGAGGCGCTGACCAACATATCCAAACATGCGCCTGAAACCACAGGCGTCGAGATTGATCTCAGCGACCGGGAGGGCGTGCTCACTCTGGAGGTGAGTGACAACGGTCAGGGCATGGAAGACGATGCACTGATGAAAGCCAAATCGTTTGGCCTGCTGGGACTGAATGAACGCGCCGCGAAAGTGGGCGGCTGGCTGGATGTGAGTTCATCTCCCCGCGGAACGTCGATTATTCTTTCTGTTCCTTTGCCTTCTGACGAAGACGGCACCCCCTCCATAATTGACCTGCTCGATGATCAAAGTAATTTTGTGTGA
- a CDS encoding response regulator, translating into MIKVILCDDHAMVRRGIRDTVSEAVDIQVVGEAASYPELREQMRNNTCDVLVLDLNMPGRGGLEVLAALKEEGSSVKTLVVSMYPEDQYAIRCLRAGATGYLNKAGDPAELVTAIRTVMQGRKFVTPEVAQMLVDNLNAPEGEDLHATLSERELQTLQKIASGKKLSEIAEELMLSPKTVSVYRARVLDKLHLSNNAELTVYAIRNDLV; encoded by the coding sequence ATGATCAAAGTAATTTTGTGTGACGACCATGCCATGGTGCGCCGTGGCATTCGCGATACGGTTTCGGAGGCGGTGGATATCCAGGTGGTTGGCGAGGCGGCCAGCTATCCCGAGTTGCGTGAGCAGATGCGCAACAACACATGCGACGTGCTGGTGCTCGATCTCAACATGCCCGGGCGCGGTGGCCTGGAGGTTTTGGCTGCGCTGAAAGAAGAGGGGTCATCGGTTAAAACCCTGGTGGTTTCGATGTACCCGGAAGACCAGTACGCGATTCGTTGCCTGCGGGCCGGGGCCACGGGCTACCTCAACAAGGCAGGCGACCCCGCCGAGCTGGTCACAGCAATTCGAACCGTGATGCAAGGCCGCAAGTTCGTCACCCCCGAGGTGGCGCAGATGCTGGTCGACAACCTCAACGCCCCCGAAGGCGAAGACCTGCACGCCACCTTGTCGGAGAGGGAACTGCAAACCCTGCAAAAAATCGCTTCTGGCAAGAAGCTCTCGGAAATCGCAGAAGAGCTCATGCTCAGCCCCAAAACGGTGAGCGTCTACCGTGCCCGCGTGCTCGACAAGCTGCACTTGAGCAACAACGCCGAACTGACGGTTTACGCGATTCGAAATGACCTGGTTTAG
- the fliR gene encoding flagellar biosynthetic protein FliR translates to MPTFTEADIMALVSPVFWPFLRILAVFSSAPIFSARSVPMRTRVALALLVAVCAQAGMPEQPVIGLTDPRALAVVMQQVIVGVAIGLAVRIVFASVEVAGEVIGLQMGLNFAGFFDPSTNSQTSAVGRFFGNTTMLLFIVLNGHLMVLHAVISSFERFPLDGSALASINQMRLHELGGLVFRYGLWIALPMIGMLLFVNIVLGFISRIAPQMNAFAIGFPLTLSVGLAGIAMTLPMLDAPVVALMKLATEMFMGG, encoded by the coding sequence ATGCCCACTTTCACGGAAGCCGACATCATGGCGCTGGTTTCGCCAGTGTTCTGGCCGTTTCTGCGGATTCTGGCGGTGTTCTCCAGCGCGCCCATTTTTTCGGCGCGCTCGGTGCCGATGCGCACGCGGGTGGCTTTGGCGCTGCTGGTGGCCGTGTGCGCCCAGGCAGGCATGCCTGAGCAACCGGTGATCGGCCTGACCGACCCGCGCGCCCTGGCCGTGGTGATGCAGCAGGTGATCGTGGGCGTGGCGATTGGCCTTGCGGTGCGCATCGTGTTTGCCTCGGTCGAGGTCGCGGGCGAAGTCATTGGCCTGCAAATGGGCCTGAATTTTGCCGGTTTCTTTGATCCCTCGACCAACTCGCAAACCAGTGCGGTCGGCCGGTTTTTCGGCAACACCACCATGCTGCTGTTCATTGTGCTCAATGGCCACCTGATGGTTCTGCACGCGGTGATTTCCAGCTTCGAACGCTTTCCGCTCGATGGCAGCGCCCTTGCCTCCATCAACCAGATGCGATTGCATGAACTCGGCGGTCTGGTGTTTCGCTACGGACTGTGGATCGCCCTGCCCATGATCGGCATGCTGCTCTTCGTCAACATCGTGCTCGGCTTCATTTCACGCATCGCTCCACAGATGAACGCCTTCGCCATCGGCTTCCCCCTCACGCTCTCGGTCGGCCTGGCCGGCATTGCCATGACACTGCCCATGCTCGACGCACCAGTCGTGGCCCTGATGAAACTCGCCACCGAGATGTTCATGGGTGGATGA
- the fliQ gene encoding flagellar biosynthesis protein FliQ — MDPQAALTLGQNALFLILMVAAPVLATVLGVGLVVSLFQAITQIHEATLSFVPKLIAAIAVFAIAGPWMMTTLVDFIRNTLLSIPNYAI, encoded by the coding sequence ATGGATCCACAAGCCGCACTCACCCTGGGCCAGAACGCGCTCTTTCTCATCTTGATGGTGGCAGCCCCTGTGCTGGCCACGGTACTGGGCGTGGGCCTGGTGGTCAGCCTGTTTCAGGCCATCACACAGATCCACGAAGCCACGTTGTCGTTCGTGCCCAAGCTGATCGCCGCCATTGCCGTCTTCGCCATCGCCGGGCCGTGGATGATGACCACCCTGGTCGACTTCATCCGCAACACCCTGCTCTCGATACCAAATTACGCGATCTAG
- the fliP gene encoding flagellar type III secretion system pore protein FliP (The bacterial flagellar biogenesis protein FliP forms a type III secretion system (T3SS)-type pore required for flagellar assembly.), whose protein sequence is MRQAKFTHRPWLVCAILALLAGSAWGQTAASAGGPGLPLVIGQGPAGNSYSVPIQTLLFFTALSFLPAILLLMTGFTRIVIVLSLIRQALGTQSAPPNQVIVGLSLFLTAFVMGPTLDKVYTEAYEPYTANTISFEEALKRGETPMRAFMLKQTRQSDFELFAKLGKLPNDMTAEEAPFRVIVPAFVTSELKTAFQIGFMIFIPFLVIDMVVASVLMSLGMMMLSPVLVALPFKLMLFVLADGWNILLGSLAASFAQ, encoded by the coding sequence ATGCGCCAGGCTAAATTCACCCACCGCCCATGGCTGGTCTGTGCCATTCTGGCCTTGCTTGCGGGCTCGGCCTGGGGTCAGACGGCGGCCTCTGCCGGTGGCCCGGGGTTGCCGCTGGTGATCGGTCAGGGCCCGGCGGGCAACAGCTACTCGGTGCCGATCCAGACGCTGCTGTTTTTCACAGCGCTGTCGTTCCTGCCGGCGATTCTGCTGCTGATGACGGGCTTCACCCGCATTGTCATCGTGCTCTCGCTGATTCGCCAGGCGTTGGGCACACAATCGGCCCCCCCCAACCAGGTGATCGTGGGCCTGTCGCTGTTTCTGACCGCCTTCGTCATGGGGCCCACGCTGGACAAGGTCTACACCGAGGCCTACGAGCCCTACACCGCCAACACCATCAGCTTTGAGGAAGCACTGAAACGCGGCGAGACACCGATGCGCGCCTTCATGCTGAAACAAACGCGCCAATCCGATTTCGAGCTGTTTGCCAAGCTGGGCAAGTTGCCCAACGACATGACCGCCGAAGAAGCCCCGTTCCGCGTCATCGTGCCTGCCTTTGTGACCAGCGAGCTCAAGACGGCGTTCCAGATTGGCTTCATGATCTTCATCCCCTTTCTGGTGATCGACATGGTGGTCGCCAGCGTGCTCATGTCGCTCGGCATGATGATGCTCTCACCCGTGCTGGTGGCCCTGCCTTTCAAGCTCATGCTGTTCGTGCTGGCCGACGGCTGGAACATTCTGCTGGGTTCGCTGGCAGCGTCCTTCGCGCAATGA
- a CDS encoding FliO/MopB family protein has protein sequence MLQNALPAVGLLLAMMVVAWLLQRWRRHLPNVSRQAGPSLKVMNTLPLGPQQRVVTVQVGDGADRVCLVLGVAPGGITALHQLPLPNEPQPSLPPAANSEGFKARLSQLIQPQQEGPHAPG, from the coding sequence ATGCTTCAAAACGCTTTACCTGCTGTGGGCTTGCTGCTGGCCATGATGGTCGTGGCCTGGTTGCTGCAGCGCTGGCGCCGGCATTTGCCCAATGTGTCGCGGCAAGCCGGACCATCGCTCAAGGTGATGAACACACTGCCTCTGGGGCCCCAGCAACGCGTGGTGACGGTTCAGGTCGGCGATGGAGCGGATCGTGTGTGCCTCGTGCTGGGAGTGGCACCGGGTGGCATCACCGCCTTGCACCAGTTGCCGTTGCCCAATGAACCCCAGCCCAGCCTGCCTCCGGCCGCCAACAGCGAAGGCTTCAAGGCCCGCTTGAGCCAGCTCATTCAACCCCAGCAGGAAGGCCCTCATGCGCCAGGCTAA
- the fliN gene encoding flagellar motor switch protein FliN has product MSTDTPTDAFDTSAQDRAADDWAQALEEQASAPGKSGEAESAPEFESISGPAKANGKAASQNDIQMVLDIPVQLTVELGRTKVPIKYILQLAQGSVVELDALAGEPMDVLVNGYLIAQGEVVVVNEKFGIRLTDIVTPSERMRRVSRG; this is encoded by the coding sequence ATGTCAACTGATACCCCTACCGACGCCTTCGACACCAGCGCACAAGACAGGGCAGCGGATGATTGGGCGCAAGCACTTGAAGAGCAGGCCAGCGCGCCGGGCAAATCCGGCGAGGCCGAATCGGCACCCGAATTCGAGTCGATCAGCGGACCTGCCAAGGCCAACGGCAAAGCAGCATCGCAAAACGACATTCAAATGGTGCTCGACATCCCGGTGCAACTCACCGTGGAACTCGGGCGCACCAAAGTACCCATCAAGTACATCCTGCAACTCGCCCAGGGCTCGGTGGTCGAACTCGACGCTCTGGCGGGTGAACCCATGGACGTGCTGGTCAACGGCTACCTGATCGCCCAGGGAGAGGTGGTGGTGGTGAACGAAAAGTTTGGCATTCGCCTGACCGACATCGTCACGCCTTCCGAGCGCATGCGGCGAGTAAGCAGGGGGTAA
- the fliM gene encoding flagellar motor switch protein FliM translates to MSESFLSQEEVDALLEGVTGESQKIEVEAPSTEKVRGYNLSNQERIVRGRMPTMEVVNERFSRNLRLGLFNFIRRSPEISVGAVKVQKYSAFLRDLVVPTNFNVMAVRPLRGNGLVVCEPTLLFGVIDSLFGGSGKFQTRIEGRDFSPTEQRVIKRLVEVISEEYKKAWAGVYPLELSYQRSEMQPQFATVATPSEIVVTTSFSLEIGDITGSLHICIPYATLEPIRDVLYSTVQGDAMEVDRRWIRLLTHEIQAAELTLVGELAQTDATVEQLLAMKIGDFLELERAPSIEAKVEGVPLFECQYGTHKGKYALRIDRKLRGAEMNWLGDSYVN, encoded by the coding sequence ATGTCCGAATCGTTCTTGTCGCAGGAAGAAGTCGATGCCCTCCTAGAGGGTGTCACCGGCGAAAGCCAGAAGATCGAGGTCGAAGCACCGAGTACCGAAAAGGTGCGCGGCTACAACCTGTCCAACCAGGAACGCATCGTGCGTGGGCGCATGCCCACGATGGAAGTGGTGAACGAGCGCTTCTCTCGCAACCTGCGTCTGGGCCTGTTCAACTTCATTCGCCGCAGCCCGGAGATTTCGGTCGGTGCGGTCAAGGTCCAAAAATACAGCGCCTTTCTGCGCGACCTGGTTGTGCCCACCAACTTCAACGTCATGGCGGTTCGCCCCTTGCGCGGCAATGGTCTGGTGGTCTGCGAACCCACCTTGCTGTTTGGCGTGATCGACAGTCTCTTTGGCGGCAGCGGAAAGTTCCAGACCCGTATTGAAGGTCGCGATTTTTCACCCACCGAGCAGCGGGTTATCAAGCGCCTGGTCGAGGTGATTTCAGAGGAATACAAAAAGGCCTGGGCGGGTGTGTACCCACTGGAACTGTCGTATCAGCGCTCGGAAATGCAGCCCCAGTTCGCCACGGTGGCCACGCCCAGCGAGATCGTTGTGACCACCAGTTTTTCACTCGAAATTGGTGACATCACCGGTTCGCTGCACATCTGCATTCCCTACGCCACCCTGGAGCCGATTCGCGATGTCTTGTACTCCACCGTGCAGGGCGATGCAATGGAAGTGGACCGGCGCTGGATCCGCTTGCTGACCCATGAGATACAGGCCGCCGAGCTGACGCTCGTTGGCGAACTGGCCCAGACCGACGCCACCGTAGAGCAATTGCTGGCCATGAAGATCGGCGATTTCCTGGAACTCGAACGTGCACCCAGCATCGAGGCCAAGGTCGAGGGGGTCCCCCTGTTTGAATGCCAATACGGCACCCACAAAGGCAAATACGCCCTGCGCATCGACCGCAAGCTGCGCGGTGCTGAAATGAACTGGCTTGGAGATTCCTATGTCAACTGA
- a CDS encoding flagellar basal body-associated FliL family protein, producing the protein MSSAAATATAPAAEGAPKKSKKLLFIIIGVVLLALIGAGGALFILKKNTAEPGDDHDEESAVEYHAPEPGTPPTFLPLDSMVVNLADPGGNRFVQLAITLQVQDAKISDAIKVYMPSIRNGILMLVSQRTADEILKPEGKEKLAAAIIEEVSMVMGYELDEAEPEEGTKKRRRRAPPNPMQGVLFSSFIVQ; encoded by the coding sequence ATGTCATCCGCCGCTGCCACCGCAACAGCCCCCGCCGCCGAGGGGGCACCCAAAAAGAGCAAAAAGCTGCTTTTCATCATCATTGGCGTGGTTCTGCTCGCGTTGATCGGTGCTGGCGGGGCGCTCTTCATCTTGAAGAAAAACACCGCCGAGCCTGGCGACGACCATGACGAAGAGTCGGCCGTCGAATACCACGCACCAGAACCCGGCACACCGCCCACCTTCCTGCCCCTGGACAGCATGGTGGTGAACCTGGCCGACCCTGGCGGCAACCGATTTGTTCAACTGGCCATCACGCTGCAGGTGCAGGACGCCAAGATCAGCGACGCCATCAAGGTCTACATGCCCAGCATTCGAAACGGCATCCTGATGCTCGTTTCGCAGCGCACGGCAGATGAAATCCTGAAACCCGAAGGCAAAGAGAAACTGGCTGCGGCCATCATCGAAGAGGTTTCGATGGTGATGGGCTACGAGCTTGACGAAGCAGAACCCGAAGAAGGCACCAAGAAGCGCCGCCGTCGCGCGCCGCCCAACCCGATGCAGGGTGTGCTGTTTTCCAGCTTCATCGTTCAGTAA
- a CDS encoding flagellar hook-length control protein FliK: protein MTASATSSSAQAAPANGNQATRQSSSAASSSKTNQANPADLFSNLLGLISAASDDLGGEGLADGDTDPEDPNGLLLTDPSALVNPLADLIGWPGATASATSQGLPGTGTPAGKAINPTGQPGTLSADLPEGSAAKSGLPLQGMTVLAQPVAADPGLVADQKGLATGAHANPAPPAGAATQVLANPDAVSVRYGDSPDALPGAGASNPSRDGAYMAARPANWRSTTALSSPGSSAPLPNSAPTQTAAIQVAQSATTLRSPMADPSLTAPRNTLFQGERSGDTTMVDTAVSDLSVLGTPGQASKGQTASSGSGREDSLLAGAAVPETGDLDAPDEPFSLDAALAAEEEPEGTEFMTPQQLRHASVRIGEGTDEAIDIRLSMEGDAVNVAFRTDNAEVRAGLQHNAGVSLSELMQRGGIQLGGVSVGAQSQESRGQTGNPESSPTRVGASTGRNPSGQRTAGAQGTDSSPKAPVARRSDGGPALDVFA, encoded by the coding sequence ATGACCGCTTCCGCCACATCTTCTTCCGCGCAGGCCGCACCAGCGAATGGCAACCAGGCCACCCGGCAATCTTCCAGTGCGGCCTCGTCGTCAAAAACCAACCAAGCCAATCCTGCCGACCTGTTCTCGAATCTGCTGGGCCTGATCAGCGCCGCCAGCGACGATCTGGGCGGCGAAGGACTGGCTGATGGGGATACAGACCCCGAAGACCCCAATGGCCTTTTGCTCACCGACCCCTCGGCACTGGTCAACCCCCTTGCCGACCTGATTGGCTGGCCCGGCGCGACCGCCTCGGCCACGTCACAAGGCCTGCCAGGCACCGGCACTCCTGCCGGCAAGGCAATCAACCCGACTGGACAGCCGGGCACCCTCTCTGCTGACCTGCCCGAAGGCTCAGCGGCCAAGTCCGGCCTGCCGTTGCAAGGCATGACCGTGCTGGCCCAACCTGTCGCCGCAGATCCCGGTCTGGTGGCCGATCAAAAGGGCCTGGCCACTGGTGCCCATGCGAATCCAGCACCGCCCGCCGGTGCCGCAACCCAGGTGCTGGCCAATCCCGATGCCGTTTCCGTGCGCTACGGCGACTCACCGGATGCCCTGCCAGGGGCCGGCGCATCCAACCCGTCGCGCGACGGCGCCTACATGGCCGCCCGCCCAGCCAACTGGCGCAGCACCACGGCACTGTCAAGCCCGGGCTCCTCGGCCCCCTTGCCCAACAGTGCGCCAACCCAGACCGCGGCGATCCAGGTGGCCCAAAGTGCGACCACCCTGCGCAGCCCCATGGCAGACCCTTCACTCACTGCACCGCGCAACACCCTGTTCCAGGGTGAGCGGTCCGGCGACACCACCATGGTCGACACAGCCGTGTCCGATCTGAGCGTTCTCGGTACCCCCGGTCAGGCTTCAAAAGGCCAAACGGCATCTTCTGGCAGTGGACGCGAGGACTCCCTGCTCGCCGGCGCAGCCGTCCCGGAGACCGGCGATCTCGACGCGCCCGACGAACCCTTCTCGCTCGACGCGGCACTTGCCGCCGAGGAAGAACCCGAGGGCACCGAGTTCATGACACCCCAACAGCTTCGGCACGCCAGCGTGCGCATCGGAGAGGGCACCGACGAAGCCATTGACATCCGGCTGTCCATGGAGGGTGACGCGGTGAATGTGGCGTTCCGAACCGACAACGCCGAGGTGCGGGCCGGTCTGCAGCACAACGCAGGGGTTTCCTTGTCCGAGCTGATGCAGCGCGGCGGCATTCAACTCGGCGGGGTATCGGTGGGCGCTCAATCGCAAGAGTCGCGTGGCCAAACCGGCAACCCCGAATCAAGCCCGACGCGGGTCGGTGCTTCGACTGGCCGCAACCCGTCGGGCCAGCGCACGGCTGGCGCCCAGGGCACCGACAGCAGCCCGAAGGCACCGGTCGCACGCCGCAGCGATGGCGGCCCCGCCCTCGATGTATTTGCCTGA